DNA from Mugil cephalus isolate CIBA_MC_2020 chromosome 5, CIBA_Mcephalus_1.1, whole genome shotgun sequence:
atttagaatcaccagttaacctaacaagcatgtttttggaTGGTGGGAAGGAGGTGGAGTATCCGGAGAAAAGGTCATTGGTCAGGTCATTGGGGCCTTTGATGCTTTCGGTTAGAATATTCCTTTTAAAATCTGACTATTCCCCAAACATTTGGACAATTCAATCCATAGCTAAAAATAGGTCTTTAATTACTAGTTGTATTGTCATTagttgtaatatatatatatatatatatatatatatatatatatatatatatatattctatattctCCATCTTTGAAAAAGCAGTTTTATTATAACTGAATCTGGATCATAAGACCCCATAAACATTGGAGGGAACACAAatgtacaacaaaaaaatgtatgtgtattGTGTCAtgcagtttcttctttttcctccatcttGTGTGGGAgtaggaagaagaaaacacgGACAAAACCAGGAAATTATTTTCTAATAATGAGATCCCCAGGAAGTAAAAAGACAGAGCAATGAAATTCCTATACAGGATGGCCATATTCTGAAAAGTTCAAATTTTatgaaaatatgacataaatgtTGAGTAtttacatttgacttttttattcATCTCTGTGTGAGTTACAGTAACCCACCATGAACACGAAAGAAAAGCTTGAGGTGTCGCTCAGCTTGGAAATTGGAAATTTCCACTGTGGTAGTACAGTGACATTCAACCATAACAACagaccaatcagattgttttAAATTAGTTCCCTCCCACTGTGATTGTGATTACATTAAGGTTGAACCATCTTACAACATACTCTTATTTTAATGTAGTCGCAAAGGGATCAATCAGAAGATGTTGGtcatattgtatttattgccGATGATCACAGTGGGCCGTAAGTATACAAAGACAGCTTCTTCTTTccatataatgtatattttagatGTTCTTTCTTGAAAAAttatttcatatatacataCTGCATAGTCTGTAAGTCTTTTTCTCACTGCTATGTTTAACTGTAGGATGCACAGATGATCTGACTTTTGCAACAGAGACAGTTGATGTTGGAGGTGATGTGAACCTGACCTGTCCCCGACCAGAAACTTTGGATGAATATAAATCAACCTTATattggatcaggcttgtttctgGAAACTGGCCTGAATTCTTGGGAGGAACATATGGCTTTAAATTTGATGATGGTGTTAATAAGACTCCTCACATTAGAGCAAAACAAGAGCCTGGAGCCTTTGTTCTGCACATCAGTCAAACTAGGCTGAGTGATACTGGAGTTTACTACTGTATAAAAGTAAAATCTCTTcacatgacatttctaaatGGAACGTTTCTGAGaattaaaggtaaataaaaatgaatttgtgtACTTGTGTATATAATTCACACATGTTATTTGCAATATTGTCAGTAAAACATGttaattatttgtttctttgctttttttctctctaggaccagaaccagatatcaCAGCCGTCATTCAAGTGTCTCCGTCTGATCCAGTTCATTCAGGAGACTCAGTGTCTCTAcagtgttcagtcctctctgaTTCTGAGGACAAGACATGTCCAGAAGATCACAGAGTGTACTGGTTCAGAGCCAAATCAGATGAGTCTCATCCCAGTTTAATTTATGCTCATCAAAACAACACTGATCGATGTGAGAGGAGTCCTGAGACTCACTCACAGAAATGTGTCTACAGCTTCTCTAAGAacatcagctcctctgatgctgggacttactactgtgctgtggccTCGTGTGGAGAGATCATTTTTGGAAACGGAACTAAACTGAACATAAAAGGTAACTGTAACATTTTTGTATCATCAAAATGTCTTAAACATGTGTATTCCATTAATATCACCACAAAACACCTGCCCTTTAAGTATAGTAAAAATAGTTGTCATTATtgggtgcttttattttttcagcacTCGAGATGTGGGACTTGGAGAAGGCCAATATAATCGTCTTTCTGTTATGTGCTGTTCTGACTACAAGTCTTATTGTTATAGCCTTCCTCATTTATACTATCAAGAAGAGTCGTCACGGTAACATAATTTTGGTGGTGAATCTAACAGtatttttctaaaatgttttgtgtaaaataatGCATAGAATCTTTCATCTTATGTGTCTGTATCTGGTTTGCAAACAGATTCTGTAACAGCCAGTGCTTTTCAACAGAATCAGCAGGTAAGCTGCAACGTATAAGAACCTTGAAattgttaattttcttttcacatacATTACTTAATTTTTTAGTCttatattatttaacatttttcctcAGAGAGATGAGAATTCATTAGTCTATTCTGCACCAAACATCGCATCGAGGAAAGCTGgcaaagcaaagaagaagaatgcaggAACAGCAGAGACCCTAATTGTCTACTCTGCCGTCAATACATCTGCAATAAATTAATAAGTTATGAAACTATTTTATCTACTACCATCTGTTTCTAAAATTATAGTGCTTAACCTAGAGCTTGTAAAACTACTTTATGCATTTGTTAACATCATATTCcatcattaaatataaaactgtgcTCATTGTGAGTTGCAATGAAGTGTAAGTGTAATAGTATATTGTCCACATATTTTGGTGATATCCTTCATCATGGGTGTATCTCTTGCAATCATTTgggatttttgttgttttttcaaagCACAAGAGAATgtgtttaaagaagaagaatgtttcCCATCTTTATTTTGTCTGATATGTAAAAATGATGAGTCATCCTGTATGtatcaaaaaactaaaaaccttgccatttcatttttaagtcAACATTATCATTTTCATTGATTAACGACTGGCATTATTTTTAGTTCTACTTTAATGTTTGCATCACAGTGGAAtagaaacaataaattaaaagactaaaacagaaatatttctgCAGTCACATTTTccccaataaaaataaataaataaataaataaaacggagTAGCAAACAGAATAGGCCTTAAAAAAAGTCTAAGGGATTTACCAACTTAGACACACTGGGGCATGTTGCTGAACATGCTGCCACTTAGACTGTAGTTTAAAAAGCCAAACTGTGCTCATTTATCTCGTTAAAGGATCTTAAGATTGTGATAGGTCAGGTGATGGTGAAAGAATTACACATAATTATAACTAACACCAGAAATGACTGAATGAGGGTTAGTGACATTTAAAGCTGGTTTATgagagtgtgtgtctctgttacACGCTTATAGAAGCAGAAGTCAGCATGAGGCACATTAAGATATTGCTAGCCTGGGAAAAAGAACAGATAGACTGAAGGGTATTTAGCAAAATGGAAGACAGTTATTCTTCAGCAATATGTCACTGGCATTTCACAGCCGGCTTGgtagtttaaattaaaatggtgcaaaaataaataaaaaaataaaataaaacaaattgaaaatgttGCAGCAACGGCAGGTAGGAGTCAACACAGGCAACCATACAACTTCAAACCCAGGAGACTGCTGCAGAGCCGCAGACCTCCACTATCAGGACCCTTCTGATGCAAACCTGCAACCTGATGTCatccattggattctgaacctcaaaaatgaagcctgaagtgggcagAGCACGCCCACATGCGGGTGGAAGACAATAACTGAAAAGGCCACTGAAAAGGCCATACCCGCTTatgagtgaaaacaaaggagaagttgctgtgAGATTTTCCCTGCTCCCCTCAAGAGAGAAGGATAAAAACTATAGAAATGTGCGACTTCAGGCCATTAtaatgttgacattttaaatgttaaaaagtcaaagaagtgtatgttgatgctgaactgaaatgataGTAGGTAACGACAGAACACAGATTTCCGTTACTTTgaagcattttttaaataaaaggattAACGTTGGCTAAGCtacatgctgtatttatgtcattattaattactttatgaaatgattatgaattgatgacagtTGTCATACATTATCCAGAGATTCAATGAGGTAAGAGTAAATGTCCAGTATGATACCTCTGGCCACTGAGAGGGGTCGATCACCCATTTCTCTGTCTGTAGGCTACATTGACATACGGCCCTTACTTTTTCGTTGCTCGGCCATGGCTTAATTTATGTGTCTCCCTGACTATTTCTTCTGCTTAATAAATGCGAgccacacaaaataaacactgactacagGAGGATTTGTGTTTAccaccagtggtttgttttctcccAAATGGGtgtgtggcctaatttgccaAATTTGccatattccaaatatggacgtgagGGGTTGTGCTGGACGTTGAGACCTGATTACTCAACTCTCCGCTaactgttagctcaggctaccgccggtCACTCGAAATGGGAACGCCCTTGAAGAAAATTCACCTCCCATAAAGTAGATGATAGACCAAAatagaccaaaaccatttttgtgtaccatactgtaaacatgtttaatattgctgtaaagtttgggctttttaacatgggggtctatggggatttgcttccttttggagccagcctcaagtggccacttgatgaactgcagttttttacacttcgcatgggcttcatcgctcagacctggaggttgccgcttAGGTCTCCTCCACTGCGAAGACCAAAAGGACGTTTTTCTCACGTGTCCCAAGTggcacacagtaacacacacaatgactactttttgtatataaaaaaaaacagaaacagtcacTAGAACATTGTGTTGCCTACTGCACATTGTCCCATAACATCATattagttggaaaaaaaattacttttggACTGTTTTAGTCTTCACCGTTGTTATAGTAGTGGTGTTTATAGTAGCTAATTACACCTTACACCTAAACTAATTAATGGATGAGCCATGGATGCTTTATTCACAGCGGgtaaataagtattgaacacgtactatttttcatagtaaacacatttctaaaagtgctcttgacatgaaattttcaccaggtgttgataacaacccaagtaatccgtacatagaaagaaaccaaaacataataagttcagaaattaagttatgtgtaataatgtaaaataacagaggaaaaaagtattgaacacacacagaaagggaggtggaaaagggCATGGAAAgacaagacaccagctgaaatctatcagtgatcagaaagttATCCTGCctcttgtcagtgcaaatgaatatcagctggttcagtccaaactgatgggctataaaaaggtgtgtcattaccaaggtgtcacacaaggaacatcccatgatgggtaaaagcaaagaactatCTCAAGACCTctgcaaccttattgttgccaaacattctgatggcattcGTTACAGAAAGATTTCTAAGCTtctgaatgttccagtgagcactgttggggccataatccaaaagtggaaagaacatcattgcTCCTaacaagatttctgacagaggagtgaaaagaattatcagaagagttgtccaagagccaaggaccacttgtggagagcttcagaaagacctggaattagcaggtataattgtttcaaagaaaacaataagcaatgcactcaacggccatggcctgtatgcacgctcaacacgcaagactccatttctgaagaaaaagcatgttgaaagtttaaagtttgctgtacagcatttggacaagcctgtaaaatactgggagaacatggtctggtcagatgagagcaaaattgaattctttggatgccataacacacaccatgtttggaggacaaaatgcactgcacatcaccccaaaaacactacactgacagtgaagtttggaggtgagAACATCATGGTGTGAGGCTGtgtttctgcatatggtactgacagacttcatataattgaagggaggatgaatggcaAATATAtcgagacattcttgagaaaaatctgctgccatctaccagaatgatgaagatgaaacgagggtggacatttcagcaagacaatgatcccaaacacagagccaaggaaactctcaactcgctgcagagaaagaagataaagctgctagaatgacCCAGACAatacctgacttgaatccaattaaaaatctatggaaagaactaaaaatcagaatTCATAGAATaggcccacagaaccttcaagatttaaagacggtttgtgtggaagaatgggccagtGTGCAATAATATGCATAATGTAGCCATTTCCTACAATAAACATTGGGCCCTATATACAAAATAACCTGGAGGCAGCATTATGTTAATGAAAGTCAATTGAGACAAATGAGTGACTCTGGACATTGTCTACATTCGGGGTGGTCTCAAGGCCTCAAGTTCACTTGCTACCTCAAGTCTGCAGCCCCACTCATCTTGCCTTCTTTGCAGTCATATATACCATTATCACAAGACTGCTGTTTTGAGACTACATGATAGAGTATACTATGATATACGTAAATAAGACAGAACCAGTTGTCACAACATCACCGGAGTCTAAGAAAGAGGTGATAGAGATGAATAGcttatatatatagtgtatatattatatatagtattAAGTAAAAAGCTGATAATAAGCCACAGTAAGCTTATCCTATATTACTGTAAAAACAGCAAGACAACAAGAGTAGActgagggaaattaaaaattgcattttaaattttgtcctgtgtttcattattttttgtacttttgactACTGTACTACTTTTTGATGCAAGTGATGACACAActatacttttattttcttttgacctttgtgttatttggtgttattgattttttaattgttaagaAGTATAACATTACTTGTCAGAATTTTTGTTGGGGGCAGGTGGGTCTTTAAAATCCCCTTTTGCTCCAAGTGGGGAATGACCAAATAAGTTTGAGAAACAGTGACTTACAGCATGTAATGTCATGTAATGTCGTATTGATTCCAACACCTAATtacctctgtgtttttcctgtttagccaccttttcttctttcttcgcTGAGAAACCGAGAGCTTGTCCTTTTTGACATGATGACATTAACTAACTGGAGTGTTGTCCATCATTGGCTGACTGATGCCATACTGTGGATAGTGTCAGCAACGTCActggtggaaataaataaatagcatttatggcatatatttaggtatttatttaattatttatggcatatatatttaggtattaagtgatttatttattcgtttgtttttaattagggAGTGTAGAGAGTGCAGGGTGTGACCACCAGCAAGCACCACCTCCACAGCTATATATGATGAGCTCTTCCGCAGAGTGCAGAGTCGGGGGATCATCACTGATGATGTGAGGCTTTGCTGTTGGCCGGTTCACAAAATATTTGAAGTGATAATTTCAAAGATTGTCTCAGTAATTAAAGTGTTATAATATTCACAAtcactgcgtttacatgcagagcttaatcgagctatgctcaaaattcgactttctcactacagtccttgtcccagtttacatgcagcgcaagaaaatcgaataactgttctcctcatccacactaggtggcgatacgtgtcttttcagtgggataataccacgttaatacggcccgatttctggcTGGCCtgttacgtgatataataaacaagagtcattcatgcggcagaccggcatttcaaacaacaaccagacggataatagtacattttttaatcttatacgtaaggagcatgcgcacacgcatctCCTGTTATAGCccaattaaggcaatatttcgttttttttcacacgcatgtaaacacactgagtggtgtaaagtagaccaaaagatcctcaaaagctagacatgaGATCAAAAGAAATTcaggagaaagaaagtaattgagatctaaCAGTCTGGAGAACTTTGCTTtaggactccagtgaaccacaatgagaaccattatccacaaatggagaaaacatggaacagtggtgaacctttcCGGCAGTGGCTGGatgaccaaaattaccccagaAGAGCAGAGACGACtaatccaagaggtcacaaaagaaaCCACACAGGGTCTCTGCAGGTTCCGACAAgtcaaatttaagactttttcagaCTTTCTTAAGACCAAAATGAATACAATTTAAGACCCATTTCACatccaaaaagaacataaagggtCATCTTGATGAAGACtgttgggaaaatactctggcTCCTGCAGCAGGGCAAAGATCCAAAACATACCAGCAAGTCCAGctctgaatggatgaagaaaaactaaatgaagattTTGGAGAGGCCTaatcaaagtcctgacctgaatcctattgaaaAGCTGTGGCCTGACCTTAGAAAGGTTCTTGCTGGAAAACCCTGCattgtggctgaattacaacaattctgcaaagatgagtggaacaaaattcctccacagagCTAGAAAAGACTCATTGAAAGTTATCACAAACCCTTGGTTGTAGCTGTTGCCGTTAAGGGTGgaccaaccagttattaggtttagggagCACACAGgaccatgtaggtttggatttttatttttttttagctaaataataaactttaaacactgcattttttgttttcttgtgttatctttgaatatttaaatttgatgatctgaaacatttaaatgtggcaaacaagaaaaaataagaaatcagaggCCATTATTCACACCcctgtatatataaaataaaatgttagaTATCTGGATTATAATGAAGTAGGTGCCATGTCAGGTTATTAATGAGGTGTATTAAATCAGGCACTAGTAGATTGGTTCAGAGATAGTTGCGAGtgaaaactgaacattttctaCTGCTACAGTTTCACATGAGGAGAATTTAACTGTTAAAGCATATTCACAGCAAATGTCTGGTGTTTCACACGGCAAATGCTATCATTCAGATGTGTCCATGAAACAAGggttttctttacatttcttcACGATGGTATCAGCTTAAGATATTGCAGGGGGTAATGGAATGAGTAGTCAGTGTGAGCTGTTAGTAGAACATCTGCAGACTGCAGTCCACACTCCTTCAACTTCTCTGCAAGGTACCCTAGCTTTTATTGTGACATGCTGTTCTCAGACTCATTCCATGTGAAACATGAAATCAGGTCACAATTGCTCACCAAAACAGGAAAtggtttgttttcctgcctCAGAATTCTGTGACGTATTGCAAAATACATCTGTTTGCATAAATCtcacaattaaaaacagagaTACTTATAATCCCtgcatattcatatatataccATGTGATACATTTAAATGGAACAGCTAATGGTACCAGAGCGCTTtgaaaaaactgacatttagtCTGTTCattgtaaattatattttggTTGAATCATTTGACATTTACTTAATagtaaaatcaatattaagaaaatgttttcatgaaatCTAGTCTTTGTTAAATGCAAGGAAGCGCTATAAAGTAGCCTATTAGTAGACGAATCTCTTGCTTAGAATTCAAAAAATCAAGGCAACAATTTTTTGATCCAAAAGTATTTTGCATATCTTGTGCTAAATCAAACATTGTCAACCTACAGAATATCAGAAAAAATCACATCATAGGATTTTCAGGATTTCATATTTGCTATAAATCTTGCTATTTttaactatatatttttttacataaaataagTAGCTGTTATTGAGCGTGGTCAACTGTAGTAGTTCCTACGAATTTAACTTTTAAGCAGTATCAGTCACTCTAGAGCAATGTGGCTGGTTTGGTCAGCACACTTGATGTATAGATGGTTACAACAGTAAGTTTGTGCTGGTCAAAACAGTGGCAAGTTGGAGACCTGAGTTTTAAAAGATACGTGCATATGCCTGGATGGAAAGCTCTATTTTACAATCAGGTcatcttggggaaaaaaaaaacaacaccagaaAATTAATTTATGGTGATGAGACATGACCCCCAGGAAGAACAATTACTTGTCAGTTGTAGTCAAGTCCTAGGCAGGATGACCGTCTTCTGAAATGTTTGGGTATTTAGaggtttacttttattttttcgttCATCTCtgtgtgagttacagtaatccaCTATGAACATAAAACGAAAGTTTGGTGTCGCTCAGGTTGGAAAGGTGGTCGATATAATTTCCTCTGTGGTAGTACAGTGACGTTCAAGTATAACGTTCAGATTGGTTTAAATGAGGTCCCTCCCACTTGATGTGATTACATTAAGGCAGAACCACTTATAACATACGCTTATTTTAATGTAGTCGCACAGGGATCGATCAGAAGATGTTGGTGATATTGTGTTTACTGCTGATGATCACAGTGGGCCGTAAGTATATAAAATCAGCTTCTTTCGatataatgtatttttcataGTCTTAAATGCAGAACTATTTCAAACAATGGCATAATATATAAAGTATGTCTGTTTTTTACCACAATTTACCAATATTTAATCTGTAGGATGCACAGATGATCTGACCTTTGCAACAGAGACAGTTGATGTTGGAGGTGATGTGAACCTGACCTGTCCCCGACCAGAAACTTTGGATGAATATAAATCAACCTTATATTGGATCAGGATTGTTTCTGAAAAAGGGCCTGAATTCTTGGGAGGAACATATGGCTTTAAATTTGATTATGGTGTTAATAAGACTCCTCGCATTACAGCAAAACAAGAGCCTAAAGCCTTTGTTCTGCACATCAGTCAAACTAGGCTCAGTGATACTGGAGTTTACTACTGTATAAAAGTAAAATCTCTTCACATGACATTTCTGAATGGAACATTTCTGAGaattaaaggtaaataaaaatgaatttgtgtTCTCATGTATACAATTCACcttatattgtttttgttatttttaatgctgtttgtaaaacacattaattatttgtttcttttttttttttcatctaggaccagaaccagatatcaCTGCCGTCATTCAAGTGTCTCCACCTGATCCAGTTCGTCCAGGAGACTCAGTGAGTCTAcagtgttcagtcctctctgactctgacaaCAAGAAGTgtccagaaaaacacagagtgtACTGGTTCAGAGCTAAATCAGATGAGTCTCATCCCAGTT
Protein-coding regions in this window:
- the LOC125008538 gene encoding signal-regulatory protein beta-2-like — translated: MLVILYLLPMITVGRCTDDLTFATETVDVGGDVNLTCPRPETLDEYKSTLYWIRLVSGNWPEFLGGTYGFKFDDGVNKTPHIRAKQEPGAFVLHISQTRLSDTGVYYCIKVKSLHMTFLNGTFLRIKGPEPDITAVIQVSPSDPVHSGDSVSLQCSVLSDSEDKTCPEDHRVYWFRAKSDESHPSLIYAHQNNTDRCERSPETHSQKCVYSFSKNISSSDAGTYYCAVASCGEIIFGNGTKLNIKALEMWDLEKANIIVFLLCAVLTTSLIVIAFLIYTIKKSRHGN
- the LOC125008539 gene encoding signal-regulatory protein beta-2-like — its product is MSSQCELLVEHLQTAVHTPSTSLQGCTDDLTFATETVDVGGDVNLTCPRPETLDEYKSTLYWIRIVSEKGPEFLGGTYGFKFDYGVNKTPRITAKQEPKAFVLHISQTRLSDTGVYYCIKVKSLHMTFLNGTFLRIKGPEPDITAVIQVSPPDPVRPGDSVSLQCSVLSDSDNKKCPEKHRVYWFRAKSDESHPSLIYAHQNNTDGCERSPETHSQRCVYSFSKDVSSSDAGTYYCAVATCGEILFGNGTKLDIKALWDLEKANIFVFLSCPALAISLIVIAFLIYTIKKNNR